The genomic region TTATGTGTTACAACTACCCATAGTTCAACCATCGTCTAATAAATTTAATCACTTCATAACGTGCTGAAATTCTATCAGGCATTTAACATTAGTATTTTCAATGGTTAAATATTAACGTAAAAACATTATTGGGAAAAAATTATAGTAGAGTTACTTTTTGATACATATGTTTACGTTAGaatatacagtggtaccttggTTCTCGCACTTAATCCGTttcagaaggctgttcgaaaaccgaatcaatttttcccataagaaatactgtaaattaaattaatccattacagaCCTTCAAAATTACGCATTGtaaagcattttaagtaaaaatattgcttatttatacctgtaaaatattacatacatgtataaaatcaaccacaaaaactataaacacaataaaaacaataaatgaaaatttaactgcactttacctgtgctgaggagagctgatggcgtaagtgaaaggtagtgaggaacgtggagagttagtattgtttggaaggggagtcactttccataaaaacgtcaggtaactctctttctggggttctttctcttttctgtctctgtgcaccgctacaacctgcttgagactcactggacctatttctcactaaaaacttgtctaatgaggtttgtttctgcctgcattttaaaatgtttctgaagtaagacatggcattgtcattgaaaaggtttatgctgcagtttgctacaaCTTTGTCAGGGTAAAATTTTCCACAAAGCTTTGTAACTCTCCCTGTTTTCTACacactaggaacatcctcccttccctcctcctcatctgaagacactttctcagttgccttctgttgctgctccttctgaaggtcttggagttcttccgtggtgagttCAGTGTTGttgtcttccaccaactcctccacatcatcaccactcacattcaagcccatacacttgcctagtgagacagtATCCTCGACAACAGACTCAGCCTCAAAACCtccaaagtctctatctgctactgagtctggccacaatttcttccaggctgagttcatggtcctcaaagacacttccctccaggctttgtctatgatcctcaagcaatggaggatattaaagtgatttttccaggaCTCTCTGAGGCTTAACTCTGTCAGAgatcacttcaaagcacctttgaaacagtgctttggtgtagagcttcttaaagttcgatataacctgctggtccatgggctgaatgagtcgtattagggggcaagagctttaTCGTAATGagactgtactcctccaccaatccgtcctccaagcctggtgggtgagcaggtgcattgtccatcacaagggCCTTGAATGGCAACtatttttccgtgaggtaattctttaaacttggggcaaacacttcatagacccactccataaaaaaatgCCTGTCTACCCAtactttactattagccctccacatgacatttagtttacttttcaggacattatttttcttaaaaccctcgggttctcagaatggtacacaagcaaaggcttaagttttaagtccccacttgcattattacacaacaatagagttagcctgtccttcattggcttgtgtcctagcagtgacttctcctccttagtgatgtaggtcctctttggcattttcttccaaaagaggcttgtcccatcacagttgaacacttgttgggaaagaaaaccctcagcttctacatagtccttaaattccctaacaaatttatcagcagcgcgtttgttagaactggcaccctccccatgtctcaccacactatatAGGCCACTTCTCTTCCAACGTTTTTCAAACCAcacctactagccttaaaggcatcacttgtatcagcactcgttccagggttTTTTTtccaggaggtcagcatgcaactgctttgctttctcacaaatgctatcaccagctgttttcgtttacccaaatcaacaacaatttttctacctcttccattatttgtgatctttgtttcgtaagcactgtcactccttttgcaacatcagcttcTTTGATTACCTCTTTATTTTTTAGTATGGtacagactgtagacttcgccataccaaactgtgtagcaagttcagacacgcgaacaccactctcataattcgctatgagatcttttttcacctctactgtggctctaacaacttttctttttggtttgctgttttcattatccttctttgacctcatggtggcttatttaatcagaatatttaagaaaaaaaagaaaaacgagaacgttcacagcagattttagcgtgggtgtggactgagcgacaggtgcgggtaaaatgttttgggcaaccTTGGCGTGAGCCGAAAATGGTCAAAGGGTCgttcgggttatttcgggggttcgggccacgacagcttagTTCGGGAACCAAGTTgctgttcgacaaccgagacatttttttcttaaacaatatgttcgaattgttcgagaagggagtcgttctaGAACCGAGGTACTGTACATATAATTTGGGTGAATTACTGctcctttaaataataataaaagagggAAGAGAAAACGTAATATAATTAAgaaagtatattatttataaaaaaaataataaaagtgctgaataaacacaattttaaactaattttaagtttaaaaataacggACACTCGCTTGTCTTCATGTAGTGCTCAAAAGTAAACAGACGATTTATTCGATTAATCTTTATGATAAGAACACACTATTCTACTTGATAAAAGGTTTAAATCCGAACTTGTGTGAAAGTCCGTATTCAAGTAAATACACCGTGTCTGTTAAGTTTCAGAAGAAAACAGTTTGTATacgaattattaataatatacgcCATCTTACATTGATCCTACAAGAGTAAATTCATGATTTTTCTGTGAAAGATTTTTTATGACAGGTAATATTCAcggatattaaaaaacaaaaaaattggttATCGGGCATTTCAAGAAAGCAAAAAATCATGTATACTCTAAAAACTTAAGCAACAAAGAATATGAAACAACGAAAATCACCACATTAGATAAGTTTGTAGCACTCATACGTCTCTTTGTGGTTGTAAGaaactatttatttacatatactgACATGACTTTACATTTTCAACGTACTAATAAATAAGAAGGCCATTTCCATTAAATGTTTATCAACTAAGCATACACAATTGTTTCATATGAAAAACCTTTAAAAGCAACATTTCACCTCCAAAATCATGCATCAATTCTTAGGTACTTAAATGCATCATAAAAGTATacaacaaaacttttaattttcagaGTAGGAAACTGGCTACAAAATACTCCACGTACTCTGTAGTCACAGAACTGTGTGCGCGCGCGCAAAGGTGGGTTGGTGGGGTGTTAATTGTAGAAGTAAAGGTTGAGTTGTATAGAATTACATTTTTTCCCACTgcgaaaaataaagtttttgtatttACCTAGAAAATCTGGTATATCAATCAAATGTCCTTTTTCAACATTTGGTATGCCATTCTATGTGATAAACTTCTAAATTTGGTATATCAATCAAGCGTTCAATTTcacatttgttattttatgtaataaacttCAAAAgattatatatttctaaacactttTTCCTCCTGAGGAAGTACCGAAAACAATAAATCTGTTTACCAAATGTACACAAACGAACATACATAGTTTCTTACTGACCCTAAAAACACTGATctgatttcatttattttacaaagaaactacaaaatatgCGATTAAAGATACAGtagacttttaaattatttttttcacatctgaaatttctttaacttttcaGAAACTGGTGAGACCAGTTAGTAAAATAGTCACTGTGTTTATATTGAATACTTTTCtaccagtaaataaaacaataacaatgtaaaactgaaacttttaCACGTTCTTCGTTCACAAACTTAAATTGTTCAAAACTATCAACATACaagtataaaaattacaaatgcaTTTAGCTGTTTCAACCAAGTCCAGttcctatttatttattactaaaacacATTTCACAGACCAATCTGTAAACAATCAAAACATATGTGGACACTGTACTTCAATTATTACAGAAACTGAATAACTTCAAGACAATGGTAACATACTGAAGGTAACAGAAATGTAACATTCACACCACCACAATGTGTTTACACTTCATTTTGTACCTTATTGACCAAAGTTTGAGTCTATAACCATGTAGCGTTTACATACTGACTAACATATTTTGATCATTACAGAATACTGAAAGTATCCAGATTATGAACTTGTGTTAATTTTCAGTTCTCTGCCCTTAATATCAGACATGTCCAGATAAATTAACATTTCGACTTTCACTTGTTGTAGTTACCATATGTAGACAATTCTTAAAACTTAATTAACTGTTACAATACCAAAAACAACTGTCTATCCACATTTTTATCTGTTCTTCTACAGGGCAACAGAAACAATGGTAAACatgacataaaaaaaattttaatctttacataagtagaaaaatatgaacaattttaatttactttctcAAGCACAGACTTACATGATGAAAACACAGAAAACGGTGAAGGTAGATACTTACATAACATCTAGAACTTTCCACTTCAAGaccaaacattgtttaaaatagtcTATTCAAAATTCGAAAAGACaatcataatattattaaaaaatatctacCTGGAATTTCAGAGAAAGAAGTTTGTCCAAAAGTGAGTGGAGGAATCTCCTCCATGATgtaaaaatagattaaaaatcAATCTAAAAgccattaaaacatttaaaatttgaacattttaacaaaagaaaGTCTTGGCAGGTAGGGTCTTAGTGGGCTCTCGATTGTAAAACAATAAAGACAAATTTTATAACATGTATATGTTATGGTAGTTGCATGTGTGTTGCAAATGGTTTTTTTTCCTTTGCTATTGAGAAAGGAGgagaattatattataaaatccAACTTTAAAAGGTTTCTTGCCTGATGATGACatataaaactgatttctttttcattgaaaatctcattataaaaatacataaattattaatttcattcattcattctttgAACACAAAGAGCCTACTGAGAGTTGAAAACCGATATCAAATTAAGTTGACTTTAGTAATTTGGGCTCAAtgctaaaacaaattataagatgACTTCCAGATCAGAACATTCACACCATTAAGGAGTAACTTATAAACCCTTTCACACAGtgtgaattaaaacattttaatttccagTAACAATGCTAGTTGTGTTTTATAACCTGTGTATTTCAGACTGGCTAACATTGTTTGCCAGGTTTCAAACATACAAAACCATACTACCAATGGAATGACCACTGGACAAATCGTTTCTAACTTGACATTTGCAGATGTTATCTAAACACTGAAGAAGTTTGATGAAttgacaacaaataaaaacattacatctaAAACGTATTTAGAAATGTCCCTTTAAGCAGTGATATGTTGCTtataagctaaaaaaaaaacacctcaaaaTAAGAGGATTTCAGCATATTTAATTACAAGTATCATTAGGTTTTTCCTGCTTCATAGTATTATAACAAGTATAGGAGCAATGGAAAATGTCAcatattctttttaaatttccaagtttatattatttgttttagctTAACTTTCATTTCATTATACAGTACACATAgctttttcttttagttatttgATTTTTACTGGGGAAGGTTGTGTTTTTCATCTCAAACTCAATGCTTCTTTGCACAACATACGCATGAtagatatgtttttatattatttacagtgCAGTAAATACACATACAGAAGAAAAAATTGCAAGTTTCAGTAGTCAATGAAGATGTACTGTAACATAACCAGTCACATTCAAGTAGTCAACTCTCAGTAGACTAAATACATCCAATAACTGTTCTTGTTTGACATCAGGAACCAAACTGTACCCGGTTGAGTACATATTTTCAAAGatataaaatgtcttattttaaaaCCTAGACTAGGATATCACTAGGTTGTAATGACATTATGTACAAAGCAACAGGAATCTTGCTTTCAGGTAAGGTGAAAAAACTGTACAAGGGGTTTGTGAACAATAACGATGCTGTGTAGGTTGTGTTATGATGATAACTGGTGTTCTGCAAGAGGGACAGAAAGACTGGATGGTCCATTGGATGCTTCTCCATCTGTAGTACAAGTAATAATAATCAATgatgttgaaatttatttaaaacaaaccaaaaaaatttacaaaattatatcgAAAATAAAAGCAAAGTTAATATGATTAACAATGAAAAATGACTCAAACTTGTGGTGGtatttagaatattctagaaaaatTAACTAACTAGCACCCCTGCACAAAAAGTATACAACAATTAgcaataagaaaattaaaatttaataggGTTGATTGATctaatgaaaaactaaagaaTCCCCCCAAATACTGAAGCAAAACCAAATGTGTTTTGCTATATGTGCATTACATAATTTATATCACATTTCTAATCTTATACTTTGATAAGTCACGTAGCTAATATATTAACAGATCTAcctgaaacattttctttttgttatgtacacatacataaaaaaactgCTATATGTTACTTCAAACCCTGAAGTGTGAACTATTACAATTCTGAAAAACTGTGGGCAATACTCCGGCTTTTATATATAGTGAAACTAGTAAGAAAAAAGTGATAATTAAGGTCTGTTTTGGCTTTGTTTCACTCACAGATGTTATGAAAAATACTGCTCTGTTT from Tachypleus tridentatus isolate NWPU-2018 chromosome 1, ASM421037v1, whole genome shotgun sequence harbors:
- the LOC143250798 gene encoding uncharacterized protein LOC143250798 isoform X2 translates to MNSAWKKLWPDSVADRDFGGFEAESVVEDTVSLGKCMGLNVSGDDVEELVEDNNTELTTEELQDLQKEQQQKATEKVSSDEEEGREDVPSV
- the LOC143250798 gene encoding putative CENPB DNA-binding domain-containing protein 1 isoform X1, whose product is MRSKKDNENSKPKRKVVRATVEVKKDLIANYESGVRVSELATQFGMAKSTVCTILKNKEVIKEADVAKGVTVLTKQRSQIMEEVEKLLLIWVNENSW